A genome region from Merismopedia glauca CCAP 1448/3 includes the following:
- the thrB gene encoding homoserine kinase — protein MSAIAITVPGTTANLGPGFDCLGAALTIYNRFGFSLSQTTTTIAVTGLEAARVGTDESNLVYQSFLKLYQHINRTPPAVNIEIELGVPLARGLGSSATAIAGGLVGANILAGSPLSMPEIVDLAIEIEGHPDNVVPAILGGCKLAATNMAGNWVICDLNWHSEVIPVVAIPNFELSTADARRVLPDSYARADAIFNTAHLGLLLRGLESGNQDWLSAALQDRIHQPYRQALIQGYTKVQTAAIEVGAYGMVISGAGPTLLALTDAQSADGVVTAMESAWKREGIEADVRSLHLDYTGLQFENRPLA, from the coding sequence ATGAGTGCGATCGCTATTACTGTTCCTGGTACAACGGCTAACTTAGGACCTGGATTTGACTGCTTGGGAGCAGCTTTAACTATCTATAATCGATTTGGTTTTAGCTTGTCTCAAACTACTACCACAATCGCAGTAACAGGATTAGAAGCTGCTAGAGTCGGTACAGATGAGAGTAATTTAGTCTATCAGTCATTTTTAAAGCTATATCAGCACATAAATCGAACTCCACCTGCTGTAAATATCGAAATTGAGTTAGGAGTACCTCTAGCTAGGGGTTTAGGGAGTTCGGCGACGGCGATCGCAGGTGGGTTAGTTGGTGCTAATATTTTGGCTGGTTCTCCTTTATCAATGCCAGAGATTGTAGATTTAGCGATAGAGATTGAGGGACATCCAGATAATGTAGTTCCTGCTATTTTAGGCGGTTGTAAGCTAGCAGCCACTAATATGGCTGGTAATTGGGTCATCTGCGACTTAAATTGGCATAGTGAAGTTATCCCAGTCGTCGCCATTCCCAACTTTGAACTATCTACCGCAGACGCGCGACGGGTTTTACCAGATAGTTATGCTCGCGCTGATGCCATTTTTAATACGGCTCATTTGGGGTTATTATTGCGGGGGTTAGAATCTGGTAACCAAGATTGGTTGAGTGCCGCTTTACAAGATCGGATTCATCAGCCATATCGTCAAGCTTTGATTCAGGGATATACAAAGGTTCAGACAGCAGCTATTGAAGTTGGTGCCTATGGCATGGTAATTAGTGGTGCAGGGCCAACTTTATTAGCTTTGACAGATGCTCAAAGTGCTGATGGTGTAGTTACCGCGATGGAATCAGCTTGGAAACGAGAAGGGATTGAAGCCGATGTGCGATCGCTCCATCTTGACTATACAGGACTTCAATTTGAGAATAGACCTCTTGCATAA